From the genome of Bos javanicus breed banteng chromosome 23, ARS-OSU_banteng_1.0, whole genome shotgun sequence:
TGGGCGGCAGCTTGCGCGGCTTAGCGCTGTTTTCCTAGCTGTGCCCGCCGAGGCCGGCAATCTGTCAGCGCAAGCCCAGGTGCCAGCGCGGCGCCGTGGGCGCGGAACCCGACCGGGAAGGGGCGGCCCCACCTTGGACAGCGGCTCCCCGGACTGGACGAGGTCCCGGGGGAGGGGGTAAGGGGGAGAGAGACGGGGCGCCCCGGGCTGCAGAGAGGAGGGTCGCCGGGAGCTTGGCCGGGCCGCGAGGGGGACACTCGCGTGGGCGCAGGCCCGGGGTCCTGTCCGCGCCCACAGTGAACCTCCTTCTGCTCTGTTCTGTTCCTCGCCAGATACTGGGAGGATTTCCACAGCTGCACGGTCACGGCCCTTACGGATTGCCAAGAAGGGGCGAAAGATATGTGGGATAAActgagaaaagaatccaaaaatctCAACATCCAAGGCAGCTTATTCGAACTCTGCGGCGGCGGCAACGGGGCGGCGGGGCCCCTGCTCCCGGCGCTGCCCGTGCTCCTGGTGTCTCTCTCGGCAGCTTTAGCGACCTGGCTTTCCTTCTGAGCGCCGGGTCGGCTCCCCTCGCGCGCGCCCGCACTCACGCCATGCTCCCGGAAACCGAGAGGAAGATCCATACGTTCTTTGGGGACGTTGTGATTCTCTGTGATGCTGAAAACACTCATATGGGAATTGTGGGAAATCCtgattctctttctgatttcgTTTGGTTCCTTGTGTTTCATTTGCCAAATGTTACCGATCAGTGAGCAAGCGAGCACAGCCAAAACTCGGACCTCAGCTTCAGTCCGTCTTCACACAGAAATACGAAAACGGCAAACCcaccccattctttttttttctttaatttttatttttttttggcacaaGAATCTCAGGAACGGCCCTGGGCCGCCTACTATATTAATCATGTGAATACATGACCAATGATGGGCTCCTCCTAAcaggaaagaggagaggagaaggccAGGGAAATGCATTGAAGAGAGCAGCATCTCGTGAATAATTCACGCTCACTGTCTTTCTAACACAGAATCTTGTTTTGATCATTTCCACTGCACATTTCTCCTCGAGAAAAGTGAAAGGACAGATGGCCTTGTGTTTCAAGGCTAcaatggggagagggagggagttgAGGAAACCTCGGGTCAGAGGTGCAGGCTGCCAGAAGCAACGCTGCTGACGTCACTGAAAGGTTAAGCTTTACCTGCTCGTGTTGATGCATCTTTCGAAGTCCACTGCCTTGGTTTTCCCTCTTGTTTTAGCTGTTCCACATACAGTAATACCTGAATAGCCAACGGTATAGATCACAAGGGGGGGATGTTAAATGTTAATCtaaaatatagttaaaaaaagattttgacaTAAAAGagccttgattttaaaaaaagagagagatgtaatttaaaaagtttattataaattaaattcagcaaaaaaaaaaaaaagatttgctaCAAAGTATagagaagtataaaataaaagttattgttTGAATAGGGGTGTCCTCTGTTTCCTGCCCCAAGCCTACTTTCTTGGCGAGTTCTCTTGGGGTTCCCTGAAGGGACACAGGATGCCAGGTGGTAAATTCACCAGCTCACCAGCCATCTGTTAACCTACCGTCCTCAAGCCGTGGGTTACCAGAACATCTTGCCACTTCCCTGAAATCGTGTTTGCTTAAGAGAAAGGGGAAGCTATATTTTACTTCTGTAAGCCAAAAGGCAGGGGTCCTTCCTAGGGGAGGTTTGGGGGCGCTGGCCTTGCGCGCCTCTGAGAATGCACACGCGGACCCACGCGGGTCGGAAGCCCGAGCCCCGGCCTGCCGGCCGAGCCCTGCTCGCGACTCGCCGCTTCCTCTGCGGTGGCCGGAGGCAGCTCTCAGAGGAACCACCATTAAGGGCTCCAGCTGAGGGGCCAGAGGCGTGGTCCCTGGCAGGGATCGGGCGAGCCCTTTCATAATTAATAAGACAGCTCAGCTGAAACGGCGAGGGCCCCATCGATCCCGCAGGCGAGCTGCTTCCACCTCCCCTATTTTTGGCCGGCTTGGTCTCACGGAGAAGTAACGGCCCGCGAGTAAACTCGGTGGAGCAGCCCTGGGTCTGGGACGGCCGGAGGAGAGCAGGCTGCTGGAGGCAGAGCCGAATGTGGGTCCCCGGGTTCCAGGGCGGCGAAGTCGGATTTCCTGGACAAAGTGAGGGTGGAGGtcgtggcggggcgggggggggggggggggcggtgcggaAGCTGGCGGACCGCAACGGAGGCTGCGGAGGCGGCCGCGGGTGCCGGGGCCGGCTCCTAAGAGGGTGAGCGGGGGCCCTGAAATGCAATGTGTAAACAATCGCTGGAGTAACCGTTCATAAATCAAACCCAGTGGGTCGCAGCGCAATCTGCATTCCCCCCACGGATTGAATTCCAGCAACACATGCGCCCCGAGCGCAGGGAAGCGGCGAGGATTCTGAACCGCGGCATCTATTAGCGCTGCCGGTCCACGCACGCGCTGCACCCGCCCCTCCGGGGCATATTCCCCCGCCGCCTGCCCAACCCGCCAGCTCTCCTGCCCATCCCTTGTCTCAGGCCAAACCCAAGGAGATCTAGCTGCCTGCGCGCAGTGGTCACCCACCGAGGAACTCTGGTTGTTTGGCAAAATAGACTTTGGTTCTAGTTTCAATGGTAATTTTCGGTCTCAGTATAAATGGCATGATTCTAACCTGAGCTCAGCGCCTggaattcaaattaaaatgtcTGAGCCTGTTTTAAATACGAATCTACTTAATGAGGGAGGGAGGTTAATAAAGAGCGCTTACACCGGCCATTCTTGCTTTAACATCTTCCCGCCTAGTCATGCCTCTTCCGGCCCCCAAAACGGGGGCGAACCAGCGCGCACCACTGGGCCCTTTGCTCGCCAAAGGAAAACGCACGCGACGTTCTCCCCAGGCTTGAGAGGGCAGGGCGGAGACCCCTGGGACACACGGAAGGCGCCCCTCCCCGCCACGGCGCGGGCTTCCCCCCTGGGAATCGACCACTTCCGAGGTCTGGAAGGAGACCAGGCGGAGGGAGGGGCTCCGTCGCCCTCTCCTGCAGGACCTGGTGCTCCTGCGGCCTCCCAGGCGGGGCTGCCCTCGAGGGAGACCTGTCTCGGATCTTCCCTGGGAGCCTCCCGAAAGCTGGGTGCCGCGTAGGGGCTCCCTCGCCCTGTCTCAGGCCCCGGGCCCACCCTCACGTGCTCCTGGATGGAGCCCAGGTTCGCGGGGCGCACCTGGCGGGTTAGAGGCCGCTCCTTCTAGCTGCGGTGATTGTTCAGTTATTATCACGCCGTCTTCGACTGTAATTTGTTTAACCAGGATGACATCTCCATATGTTAGCTGGTgttaccgtttttttttttttttaagcagcttCGCGGTAAGCCCTGATCCCAGCTCAGGGAGGTATTAACCAAGGTGAGCCGCAAGTCAGTCCCAaggcggaggggcggggcggggcgggggggaggggcggTGAGGAGTGACGATCAAGCAGGAAGGGGATGGGGTCTACCGTGCCGACCACCTGGGCCTGGTATTGCACTGGAGGACCTGGGACAGGGGAAGGGGCCTCCTGCCCTCCACCCTCTGTCCAAGTAGACTCAAGACACAGGAGTCAGCCCACCTGAATGTGATGCTTGGTTATCTTCAGGAAAACCTCTGAGAGGCCCGCTCCGGAGTCCCTGCTCAGCCCGAGCCTTCGGGAGATGGATGTATAGGGGGGCGCAGAGAAGTGCAAGGGAAGGAGAAGGCCGAGGGCGTGCAAACTGAGGACTCAGGCCTGGGAGAAAGATGGGGGGCCTGACCCAGGAGTAGggctggaggggctggagggaggcagtCGCCTTGGGCTGGAGACCCCAGAGCTGTGGGCCAGAGGCGGGGCTACAGATGAGCCTGTGGCCTGTTCTCATTCAGGACCCTCCGAAAAGCGAATCTGCACGAGGCTCCCCACGGAGATTTTCTTTCTGTGTATCTGGAAATCCTTTCACTCTGATGGATTCTGTGTGGGAGAGGCGAGTGGCcgcgcggggggcggggtggggggcgggaacCGGGCAGGCTGAGCGCAAGCACTGGGAGTCCAGAgtcagatggatggatagaggagACAGAGAAGCCTTTTCTCCCTCCCCAAACTCCCTCCAAGCCTGGCAGAGTTGCTTCCGGAAGGTCTTcagccctcctctctctcccactccctgCTCCCCACAAGGGGCTCCATCCTGGCAGGACCAGCTGGGCACCTGAGGGGTCCACACTCTGGAACAGTCCACCTCCCTGTCCCCCGGGGCCTGAGGGGGGGCTCCCGGCCACCCCTGCCTTCCTTCCCAATACCCACCAAAGGAGATCAAAGGACTGTGGCCTCACCCCTTGCCCCGAGTGAAAACAGAGTGGGAGGCGGGAGCCATGCACACACTTGCTCTCCCAGGAGTCACTGGTGGCCGCTGTCCGTGCCTGCCGAGGCCTGCGTGGCAGGGAACTATGCAATGATGTAGTTTGGAGCTTTCCCCGAAGGAGAAGAACAGCATCTCCTGGGACCATGGCAGTCTGGGTACCAAACCCAAATACCAGAAGGAAAAAACTGGGCcgatagagaatagacttgtgattgccaaggagggagggtggggtggggtggggaggtggactGGAGGTTTGGGAtgagcaaatgcaaactattacgtacaggatggataaacaacgaggtcccactgtacagcacagggaactctatccaggatcctgtgataaaccactgTGGAAAGAATATGCTAatgaatacatacacatacagatatgtctgaatcacttcactgtacgGCAGTAACACaacattacaaatcaactatacgtcaatagaaggaaattttaaaaaataaatagaatgagccaggaagaaagaaagaaaccggGAGCCGTGCTGCCTAGCCGGACTAAGGCAATGTCCTCCACTCAGCCCTGGTTCAGGGAAGGAAGGACAGGGACAAGGAGGAGTGTAAACCCTGCATCCAGATTCTCACCCTGGATGGACATGCCTTCAGGGAGCCAGAAGACCTGTCACCAGCCACATAACCAAGGCTGGATTCCTTAACCCCtccagacctcagtttccttggggatggtcatACCTGCCTCGTGAAGTTGTACTTTGTCTCAAATGTGATGACGTAGATGAAGCACTTTCCTGCCACACGCCTCTTACCTACTGTTAGACGTTATTATTCTTGTTTGCGCCTGCCTCCACACAGGCTTGACCCCATGGTCTTAATGAATTCTTTAAAATCATCTGGAGTGGAGAACTTCATTACGGCCTTTAATACTGTGAGGCACCTTTCCTTTATAgtgctgcgtgtgtgtgtgtgtgtgtgtgcgcgcacgtgcCCGTGCCCTCAGTCACATCCAGTGCTTTGTGACTtcgtggactgttgcccaccaggctcctctgtccacgggatttcccaggcaagaatactggagtgggttgccatttccttcttcaggggagattctcaacccagggatccaactcacgtctcctgcattggcaggcatgttcttttccactgagccacctgaaaagccccttCCTTTATAGGCCAGCAACTTAATTTCCTCTTGCTACAGGCTACCCAGTGCTCCAGCCTGCTCTGGTCTTCTTAGGAAGCTCTAGATAAGTTTCCTGAGTTGTCACCCTCTGGACAGGGTCTGTGTCCCTAGACCCTACCCCGCCCCACCTGGCATGGGAGCCTAGGCCAGCCTCCTGCCCCTCACTGCTTTCCAACCCTCAATCTGGGGTCCCTAGTTCTCGCAACACTAAAGGGTCTGCTCCAGAAGCCTCCCCCACAGCTTctctccccactcctgcccccCGCCATTTATATTAAACCACTCTCTCAAAATTAAACCAGAAAAAGGAATCATTCCTTGTAATCAGCCATGTAATACAGTGCTACACAGAGCCAAGAATATTAACCCACCCTGCACTAATGTTAACAAACAAGTATATTCTCATACACCTCTCCCCAGCTCGTGAAAACACATCCTGACATATACTCATATGGAGGGTgggcttttttttcacttttacagaATTATGATATACTTCTCTTCTACTAATCCTTCAAGATCAACAGCTAAACCTATAGCTCCTTCTTTTAAATAGCTACACAATGTTTCTTAGACAATCATACTACAATTTATTTCCACCCATCAATGGACATTCAggctttttcagttttatttgtgtGTCCTACAAATATTGTTGTAATAAAGATTCCTGTTGAAACAATGTTGCTTactagtatttttatttcttcagtagattcagttcagttcagtcactcagtcgtgcctgactctttgcaaccccatgagtcacagcacgccaggcctccctgtccatcaccatctcccggagttcactcaaactcatgtccatcgagtcggtaatgccatccagccatctcatcctctgtcatccccttctcctcctgcccccaatccctcccagcatcagggtcttttccaatgagtcaactcttcacgtgaggtggccaaagtactggagtttcagctttagcatcattccttccaaagaaatcccagggctgatctccttcagaatggactggttgcatctccttgcagtccaagggactctcaagagtcttctccaacaccacagttcaaaaacatcaattcttcggtgctcagatttcttcacagtccaactctcacatccatacatgaccacaggaaaaaccatagccttgactagacggaccttttttggcaaagtaatgtctctgcttttgaatatgctatctaggttggtcatagcttttcttctaaggagtaagcgtcttttaatttcatggctgcaatcaccatctgcagtgattttggagccccaaaaaataaagtctgacactgtttccactgttttcccatctatttcccatgaagtgatgggaccggatgccatgatcttagttttctgaatgttgagctttaagccaatgttttcactctcccctttcaccttcatcaagaggcttttgagttcctcttcactttctgccataagggtggtgtcatctgcatatctgaggttattgatatttctcccagcaatcttcattccagcttgtgtttcctccagcccagtgtttctcatgatgtactctgcatagaagttaaataagcagagtgacaatatacagccttgacgtactccttttcctatttggaaccagtctgttgttccatgtccagttctaactgttgcttcctgacctgcatacagatttctcaagaggcaggtcaggtggcctggtattcccagctctttcagaattttccacagtttattgtgatccacacagtagattgcagctgctgctgctgctaaatcgcttcagtcgtgtccgactctgtgtgaccccatagatggcaacccaccaggctcccccacagTAGATTAGATCCCCTCAAATTTGGATTGCTGAACAAGAaggtatgtatatgtgtttattttttatttttaaatgtgtatgtcCTTTTAATCTTTTTACTGTTTCGTTACATTCCCGAAGAGCATACTGCTCATCTGCACACACCCTCATCAGCACTGCACGTCAGCACTTTCGGGTCTGTCAGCGCAGTGGGTGACTGGTGGCTTTCTGGAGGCCACACTTCGCAGCTCTGCATTGGGGTGCTCTGTGCCCCTCTGCCTTGAttgccgccaccaccaccatcacccaaCTGGTGGGGAAGGTCCAGCTAAACTTTCTGTCCTCCTCCCTCTAACAAGGGCAGAGTCAGGCCTAATTGTTCCTGGAAACCGCTGACTTTCTCGCTAATCTAATAGGCACACCTCCTGGAGCCGAAGGTGTGGATCCTGCTGTCCTTGGCCAGGGACCAAGGGCAGGTGGAGTGGGGTCTCGGCCACTTCCACTAAGGCATGACCCCCGTGGATCCGTGGGCCAGTGCCACGGCTGGAGCTCCTGGCCTGTATGGCGTGGAGAGTGAGGAAGGGAGGCGTCCCCAAAATGACAGCTGAACTCTTTTCCATCCGATGAGGCCAACAGGGAGCAAACCAGGAGGACGGGGCTACAGACCCGGATCACACTGTCTCTCGTCTCTTCCCCACTTACTCCGTTTCGCTCCTTAAAAAATCTAACTTACTTTTATGGAGCACATGATACACGCTAACCATTATGCTAAAGCTTTGCCAACAGCATCCCATTTTTGCACTAATTTCTGTAGGAGATTGCATtctcctcactttacagatgaggaacaggTTTAGAGAGAGGTTAGAAATTGGCCCCAAATCAGCAGGCAGAGCTGAAATGTGAGCATTCATCTGTTTCGGGAACCTGTTTTAAGACTTCACTTTGCTGTTTCTATTACTATTTTGAGCCAAAAGCGAGATAGATAgcacaagtgaaaaaaaaagaaagaaacaggagttCTATGATAGGGAGAATAATGACGTTGAAAAGAGTTCTAATCCTTGGATTCTGTGAATGTTAGTTACACGGCAGAGGAAAGTAAATGCTGCACACTGAGATCGGTTGCTAATGGGTTGACCGCAAAATAGGGAGGTTAGCCTGGGTTGCCCCTGAGGACCCAATATTATCATGAGGGTTCTTTGAAGTAGAAGAGGGCAGGGTCAGGGGATGTAGGAAGGCCTCCACTTACCTTTGCTGACTTTGAGGTTGGAGGAAGGTGCCCACAATCCAAGGAATCTGAGCAGCCTCtggaaagtggagaaggcaaggaaacagatttttgCCTGGAGTCTTCAGAGAGTCATGCAGCCCGGTGAGGTTAGACCAGTGAAATCCATGCCAGACTTCTGGCCCTCAGCACTAACTCTGAGATTAGAGATTtgcattgtttaagccaccaagtttatgGTAATGTGTCACAGCTGCAAACAGAAAAGTCAGACAAATTCTAATTTGGGgggattttatttaaattttttatttgcattgtCTATTCACAATGATAGTTTCAGTTGAACAGcaaggggactcagccatatgtatacatgtatccattctcccccacactcccctcccatccaataCAAATCTGATTTTTTATGTTACAGATATCCAGAGAACCCTTGCTGGGATCTGCTCAGGGCCCTTCTTTGAGTTTTGGGGGGTCCCTGGGGATGGGATGGTGGCAGCCTGGCGGAAGTGGCACACGTGAAGGAAAGAAGACTTTAGGGACCGAGTTTCAAAGGACAAGCAAAGACTTGTGCTGACGTTTTACCACCGTCGGCACAGAAGCTTCATCTTCTCCGTTTTGTGTCTCTTTTAGCTGCAAAAGCCTTCTTTTCCTCCGGGAATTTCGGAGACAGGCCGGTGAGTTACTAGTTTCTGTACCAGCCACTCACAGGCCTGCTCGGGTATGAGAGGTTCGTGTACAGAGATAGACGATTTGACCGGACTTCAGTGAAATGAATGCATCACCAGGTGGTTATTCTCTTGATAAATCACAGCATCTAATTTTAGCCACACACCTTATCACCTGGAAAAATCAGGTATtgggatgattttttttcttttttaatggtggTGGGGTTTCCAACTTTGTATGTGACCTAGAGGACAGAAGGAAgcgggtgaaagtgaaagtgaaagccactcagtcctgaccgattctttgccaccccatggactatacagtccatggaactctccaggccagaatactggagggggtagcctttcccttctccagggggtcttcccaacccagggatcgaacccaggtctcctgcattgcaggcggattctttaccagctgagccacaagggaaggccgaAGTGGGTCCAATCTCTGTGGAATTCCTGGAATGAGTCCCTTGCCCTGGGAGTCTAGAATGGGAAGTGAGTAAGAGAAACACAGGGGAAAACAAAGCCACGCAGCCACAGGCAGGTACTGCCTTCCACATGGAGAGAAACGCCGTAGACGAGTTCAAACCTGCTAAAGAGGAGAGGAGCGAAAAGGACACACTTGTCCGTCTGGGTTAATCAAGTCACAAATTGGTTTGTTGACATCAAGACACCACTGCGGGAGTCTCCTCTTGATTAAGAAGGAAGCGAGACGAGGCAAGCAAACCAGAGGGGCAAGCCTGACGGGTCGTTAGCTCAGCCTGATGGACAGGCAGAGCAGCCCAAGGCTCCTGTCCTGGGGGCCTCATCTCTCCCAGGCCTCAGAGGGTCTGTGGCGCTTCCGGGCATGACGGTGAGAAATGGCTCTGGGACCCTCCTCTTCCACCGGTCCCTCTCCGGGCTGGGGAACTGCGCCTCCCTCAGGCAGGACGGAAATCCCAAGCAAACCGGTTCATTTAACTCTGGCCAAATACAAATTCTTCAAAACAGGCAACCTTGAAAGGGACGAAGAGCATCTCGGGAGTGTGGGCTGCACATTCGTCAATGCCAACTCCACCAGGAGCTGTGAGCATCCCTGCCCGTGTGCCAGCCAGCCTCTGAGGCATTCTCTCTGCCCAGCGCGTGGTCTCCACGCCCGCGCCGTGCACACTGGCCGCCTTTCGCCGAGCAGCCTCGGGCCAGTACATTTTCCTGCGTACCTGTTCTCCTACCCGATTTTCTGCACTATTTCCTGCTCTTACGAACAAAATGAGAGAGCCACCTACATGTCCTCATTGCTTTGTTTATTGGATGTGTTGcatatttttccccctttctgaATAGCCCTTGCCACTTTTATAAATGGCAGGAAATAAACGGCTCAAATCTTTATTTTCAGGGATTGCTCTACATGCTAttcaaatctttattttcagGGACTGCTATACATGCGTATTCAAATCCAAAATTCATAATGACACAGTCTCTTATTCCTATATTCTCTGATTCATATGTATCCTCTctaagagatacacacacacacacacattcacactgcACTTGGGAAATCGACCTTATTCACTCTAATTTGCTCTAGGATCCTGCCTCTGAGGCACTAAATTGTCTCTGCCATTTTGTATCTCATTCTCCAGATGCTCCTTTTcctcagcttcagttcagttcagttcagacgttcagtcgtgtccgactctttgcaaccccatgaatcgcagcacgccaggcctccctgtccatcaccaactcccagagttcactcaggctcacgcccatcgagtcagtgataccatctacaACTTACACAAATCTCCAGTAGTCTAAAAGATACCCCCCTTTTCATCCTTCTGTCCCCCTACTACCGACCTGTTTCTCCATCCACCTCCTGGAGCAAAGCCCAGCCCACAAAGGACACGTTGGAAAAAACGTGGGAAAGACGGCGTTCCTTCCTGCTCTGCTAGCCCCACCCTCACAGCCCCGCCCCTCGCAGCCCCGCCCCTCGCAGCCCCGCCCCTCGCAGCCCCGCCCCTCGCAGCCCAGACCCACAGACCAGCCCCTCGCAgcgcccccgcccgccccgcccgacaaaggcccctcccagccccgcccctctCCGGCCAGCCCCACCTCCAGCTTTTCTCCTTTCAACTACAGAACATCCTTCTCATTGGCCTCCTTCCTTCACCCCATTTGCATTtaatcatataaaaattattttatgtattctattttaaaatttaccaagaaTCCACACTCACTGTAGGAAAATTAGCAACCGCAGGTGACCCAAAAggggaaaattaaaataaccGTCGTTTCTCCAGCCAGTAATATGCATTTTGGTCTCAGTGTATCTTGAATTCTCTTCTTTCTGCATGATTGTGATCACAGCATTTCCTTTCTCAGGAAGCTCCACTTCCTTCCCCTTGCTGAATCATTGCCCAATGATTCAGGCTCCCTGCATGGCACCCAGGATCTGGTCCATCTCATCTCGCTAGACTGCTCCACATCCACAGCCCTCCACACCTCCACCCATGCCCTGCAGCCACTCAGGACTCTGTGCCCTTCCCTGAGCTGTTCCCCAGGGGCACTCTTTGCTCACTTAGTTCCCCCATCACCTCCCTCCACCCATGGATAGCTTACTCTTCAAGACTCCTTCAGGCTCCATCTTTCATGAATCCTTCTCTGACCCCCTGGTCAGAATTACTGGGTGTCCCTTCTGTTGACTTCTGCTTGTTCTTAATTTTGTACTAGAATTAGCTGTCTGCTGATCAGCTTTGTCTTTAAACCAGAAGTTTCCTGAGGTCAGGGACTGTGTCTCAATCATCTTTGCATCTCCCACGATGCCTAGCACTGAACCTGGCTCAAATGTTTATGGAGGAAAGAACATTTCCAACCCCTGTTGCCTCACACACATGTGGTTGCACACCATAATCTTAGAAGGATAAAGAAAGGTATTGTTGCTGTCAGTCCATCTGAGATGCTTCTTGCCAATGCCTTTTCTCCCTCAGAAACTTCTCTGGCAACCTGGGTGTTTATCCTTGGGAGAAGAGAGACATAAAACTGTTGCACTGTTGGACACGTGCAACAAAGTCCATCCAGTGATTAGAATCAAAGGAACAGACATTCCCATAGCAATGtggataaaatgaaatgaatgaaaaatagctAAAACAGAGTAGaaagagaaagggcttccctggttgctcagtggtttaaaaaaaaaaatctgcctgtaatgcaggagatgcaggtccaattcctgggttggaaagatctcttggagaaggaaatgacaacccacaccaatattcttgcctgggaaacatagacagaggagcctggcaggctataatccatagggtctcaaaagagtcagacatgatttggtGACTAACaacaataagaaagagaaaagaagcaatTCCTCCTTGGTATATCCTTTCCGTGCTTCTCAGAACAGCTTCCTACACATTTCATTAGCTTTTATGTTCTCTCGTGTGCTACAGGGGGACATGAAAGTCTCATGTTCTTCCCTTCAGTCCCTCCCTCTCATCCAAGGAACTCTTGAAATCAGTTCCTGCTTCCTTGTTTGATGAAAAAGAGAATTCTCCATGCTTCCCTTTCACCCAAATTATGAGCTTATCCCCTCAAGTGTAGACGACAACCGTGCATGCAGTGGCCAGCCTCTAGGATGACGGCCAAGGGTCTCTGACTGCCGGACTACATGCCTGTGTGTAATGTGTAGTCACTTTGCACAATGAACCAAGGCTGGCCTCGTGTGACCAGTATAATATCAATGAAGTAATGATGCATGGCTTCCAAAGCGAGGTCAGAAAAGGCCTTGCAACTTCCTCCTCCATCTCTCAGATCATTTTCTTTGGGGAAAGCCAGCTGTCATGCCATGAGGCCACTCAAGCATCCTTGTGGAGAAGTCCACATCAAAAGGAACCACAtcctccccacagcccccagCACTGACTCGCAGCCCCATGAGGGAGCCCCTGGGAAGCAGGTCCTCCAGCCAATCTTAACTTCAGACGGCTGCAGCCCCAGCTGATCTCTGACTGCA
Proteins encoded in this window:
- the NRN1 gene encoding neuritin; amino-acid sequence: MGLKLNGRYISLILAVQIAYLVQAVRAAGKCDAVFKGFSDCLLKLGDSMANYPQGLDDKTNIKTVCTYWEDFHSCTVTALTDCQEGAKDMWDKLRKESKNLNIQGSLFELCGGGNGAAGPLLPALPVLLVSLSAALATWLSF